In a single window of the Candidatus Krumholzibacteriia bacterium genome:
- a CDS encoding ABC transporter ATP-binding protein codes for MKVGLRNLRRSFGTFCAVDDISLDYHEACLYALVGENGAGKSTLMHLLYGMLSPDSGSILIEDKPTVFRSPQDAIRSGIGMVHQHFMLVDTLSVAENVVLGSEPIARGLLDHSAARRSVLDYADRFHLDVDPDAPVSSLSVGECQRVEILKVLYRGAEFLIFDEPTGVLTPQESRFLFTILRSLREEGKTIVLISHKLDEVMSLAEEIDVMRRGKYQGRLPHAEASPEELARRMVGREVLFTVDKKPSRPGPVCLLAEALSLEATPERRPLEDVNFDIREGEILGFAGVEGNGQRELAGILSGMIPPDRGSIQVEGREWDALDPRTARALGIRHVPEDRQKTGLLLDMSLEENLILGEEGEAPLSTRGLFHRSRIREVARQRIESLDVRVHDPAQSARELSGGNQQKLILSRELAHDPRILIASQPTRGVDVGAIESIHRILLERRDRGMAILLFSSELSELLALCDRIGVLYRGRLLRILDASTTDEEELGLYITGANPEAVS; via the coding sequence GTGAAGGTCGGTCTCCGGAATCTCCGCCGAAGTTTCGGCACCTTCTGTGCCGTTGATGACATCAGTCTGGATTATCACGAAGCCTGTCTCTATGCACTGGTCGGCGAAAACGGAGCCGGCAAGAGTACCCTCATGCACCTCCTCTACGGCATGCTGTCCCCGGATTCAGGAAGCATCCTTATCGAGGATAAACCGACCGTCTTTCGAAGCCCCCAGGATGCAATCCGTTCGGGAATCGGAATGGTTCATCAGCATTTCATGCTCGTCGACACACTCTCTGTGGCGGAAAATGTGGTTCTGGGTTCGGAGCCCATAGCTCGGGGCCTGCTTGATCATTCGGCAGCCCGGCGCAGCGTTCTGGACTATGCCGACCGCTTTCACCTTGATGTGGATCCCGATGCTCCTGTCTCCAGCCTTTCCGTGGGAGAATGCCAGCGGGTGGAGATTCTGAAGGTTCTTTACCGCGGGGCAGAGTTCCTGATTTTCGATGAGCCCACCGGCGTGTTGACGCCTCAGGAAAGTCGCTTTCTCTTCACAATCCTCCGCTCGCTGCGCGAGGAGGGAAAGACCATCGTCCTGATCAGCCACAAGCTGGATGAGGTCATGAGCCTGGCCGAGGAAATTGATGTCATGCGTCGGGGCAAATACCAGGGCCGCCTCCCTCATGCAGAGGCAAGTCCCGAGGAGCTGGCCCGCCGAATGGTGGGGCGGGAGGTTCTCTTCACTGTGGACAAGAAGCCTTCCCGGCCTGGTCCGGTCTGTCTCTTGGCGGAGGCCCTTTCTCTCGAAGCGACTCCTGAGCGCAGACCGCTGGAGGATGTGAACTTTGACATTCGGGAGGGGGAGATTCTCGGTTTTGCAGGCGTGGAGGGAAATGGGCAAAGGGAACTGGCGGGGATCCTCTCCGGCATGATTCCTCCCGACCGCGGGTCGATTCAAGTGGAGGGAAGAGAGTGGGACGCACTGGATCCGCGGACTGCGAGAGCTTTGGGAATTCGCCACGTGCCCGAGGACCGGCAGAAGACCGGGCTTCTTCTGGACATGAGTCTGGAAGAGAACCTGATTCTCGGAGAAGAAGGGGAAGCTCCCCTTTCCACCCGGGGCTTGTTTCACCGGAGCCGGATTCGGGAAGTGGCCCGGCAGCGAATTGAGAGTCTGGACGTGCGGGTTCATGATCCTGCTCAAAGTGCGAGGGAGCTGTCAGGAGGAAACCAGCAGAAGCTCATCCTCTCCCGGGAACTGGCTCACGATCCTCGCATCCTGATTGCCAGTCAGCCTACAAGAGGCGTGGATGTAGGGGCGATTGAATCCATTCACAGGATTCTTCTGGAGAGAAGGGACCGGGGGATGGCCATTCTTCTTTTCTCTTCCGAGTTGAGTGAACTTCTGGCTCTCTGCGACCGGATTGGAGTGCTTTACCGGGGAAGGCTGCTTCGTATTCTGGACGCATCTACGACCGATGAAGAGGAACTGGGACTTTACATCACGGGTGCAAACCCGGAGGCCGTCTCATGA
- a CDS encoding BMP family ABC transporter substrate-binding protein: MKRAIPILFLALLLLSCGKTGENKEADNSLRVGMVFDIGGKGDRSFNDSAWRGLEKACEDFGIRSVEFEPGQDSDREQGLRKLAERGFDLVIGVGFLFSDAIGKVAVDYPEVHFALVDGLVDGRENVASLLFREEEGSFLVGAIAARKSQSGVIGFVGGMEVALIRKFEAGFRAGAQFVRPEIRVLVNYAGVTPSSFADPVKGKELTLSQIGRGADVVFHAAGTTGNGVIEAASQKQVFAIGVDSNQNYMAPGIVLTSMEKKVDRAVYECISGLVRGEFRGGVQEFGLESGGVGYTLDEFNQSVLGPELCALADSLAGEIIGGRISVPRE, encoded by the coding sequence ATGAAAAGAGCAATCCCGATCCTTTTCCTCGCCCTCTTGCTCTTGTCCTGCGGGAAGACCGGGGAGAACAAGGAGGCCGACAATTCCCTTCGAGTGGGAATGGTCTTTGACATTGGAGGGAAGGGTGACCGCTCCTTCAATGACTCCGCATGGAGAGGCCTGGAAAAGGCTTGCGAGGATTTCGGAATCCGCAGTGTCGAGTTTGAACCGGGACAGGACTCCGACCGTGAGCAGGGTTTGCGAAAACTGGCAGAGCGCGGCTTCGACCTGGTCATTGGGGTGGGCTTTCTCTTCTCCGATGCCATCGGAAAAGTGGCGGTCGATTACCCCGAAGTACATTTCGCTTTGGTGGACGGGCTGGTGGATGGACGGGAAAACGTGGCGAGCCTCCTCTTTCGCGAAGAGGAAGGCTCCTTTCTGGTGGGAGCCATTGCCGCCAGGAAGTCGCAATCAGGGGTCATCGGATTTGTCGGGGGAATGGAAGTCGCCCTGATACGCAAGTTTGAAGCCGGTTTCCGGGCGGGCGCCCAGTTCGTGCGTCCTGAGATCCGGGTATTGGTGAACTATGCCGGAGTCACCCCTTCCTCCTTTGCCGATCCGGTCAAGGGCAAGGAATTGACACTTTCGCAGATCGGTCGGGGAGCCGATGTGGTCTTCCATGCAGCAGGAACCACCGGAAACGGCGTGATCGAAGCGGCCAGCCAGAAGCAGGTCTTCGCCATTGGCGTGGACAGCAACCAGAATTACATGGCGCCGGGAATCGTGCTGACGAGTATGGAAAAGAAAGTGGACCGCGCCGTCTACGAATGCATCTCGGGTCTTGTTCGGGGGGAGTTCCGGGGAGGAGTGCAGGAGTTCGGACTTGAGTCCGGAGGTGTGGGCTACACCCTTGATGAGTTCAACCAATCGGTTCTTGGTCCGGAGCTTTGCGCCCTGGCCGATTCCCTGGCAGGGGAAATCATCGGGGGCCGGATCTCCGTGCCCCGGGAATAG
- a CDS encoding carbamate kinase, translating into MKREFSKEETLVITLGGNAVLPVGKKGTIREQFDLTRGSMKQVSRIAASGARVVLSHGNGPIVGNIVIRNECASHLVPPMPLFICDADSQGGIGFMIQNSLVNELHLSGQERPVVSLVTQVEVHSDDPAFMHPSKPIGPFYRENEAKKMKEENGWDMMEDSGRGWRRVVPSPEPVRILELDSIRILVDAGVLVIAAGGGGIPVRRNEEGVFKGVDAVVDKDLSSEVLCRGIGASTLVFATSARKVALHYGSPKQKNLDSVSLQELKQFMAEGHFPPGSMGPKMEAARRFLEWGGKEVIVCVPEELEDALDGNAGTRIHAEEESE; encoded by the coding sequence ATGAAGCGCGAATTCAGTAAAGAAGAAACCCTGGTCATCACCCTCGGCGGGAATGCTGTTCTTCCGGTGGGGAAGAAGGGGACGATTCGCGAGCAGTTCGACCTGACCCGTGGTTCCATGAAACAGGTTTCCCGGATTGCCGCCTCCGGAGCGAGAGTGGTGCTCAGTCATGGTAATGGCCCGATTGTCGGCAACATCGTGATCCGAAATGAGTGTGCCAGCCACCTGGTTCCTCCCATGCCTCTTTTTATCTGCGATGCGGACAGTCAGGGCGGCATCGGCTTCATGATTCAGAACTCACTGGTCAATGAGCTTCATCTGTCCGGACAGGAACGGCCGGTTGTTTCTCTGGTTACTCAGGTGGAAGTTCATTCCGATGACCCTGCTTTTATGCATCCGTCCAAGCCCATCGGTCCCTTCTATCGGGAAAATGAGGCAAAGAAGATGAAGGAAGAGAATGGCTGGGACATGATGGAGGATTCGGGAAGGGGATGGAGGCGAGTGGTTCCCAGCCCCGAGCCGGTTCGAATCCTGGAACTGGATTCCATCCGAATTCTGGTGGATGCAGGAGTCCTGGTCATCGCAGCCGGAGGGGGAGGAATCCCCGTTCGCAGGAATGAGGAAGGTGTTTTCAAGGGCGTGGACGCAGTGGTTGACAAGGATCTTTCCTCAGAAGTCCTTTGCCGGGGCATTGGCGCTTCCACTCTGGTCTTTGCGACCAGCGCCCGGAAAGTAGCCTTGCACTACGGAAGTCCGAAACAGAAGAACCTGGATTCTGTCAGCCTTCAGGAATTGAAGCAATTCATGGCCGAGGGCCATTTCCCTCCCGGAAGCATGGGGCCCAAGATGGAGGCCGCTCGCCGTTTCCTCGAGTGGGGGGGAAAGGAAGTTATCGTTTGTGTTCCCGAGGAATTGGAAGATGCTCTGGACGGGAACGCGGGCACGCGCATCCATGCCGAGGAGGAATCCGAATGA
- the murQ gene encoding N-acetylmuramic acid 6-phosphate etherase yields MGEKLLHLLSELNTEARNPETEYLDQLDPLSLLQRLNEQDSRASEAVKEALPEIRKVVEMAAASFRNGGRLIYVGAGTSGRLGVLDAAECPPTFGTDPAQVVGLIAGGPPSLLRSKEGIEDDPEQGALDLAELDAGPSDTVIGISASHRTPYTVGAIEEAERRSCSTAFVTSNPEVQVPGDCVIRLLTGPEAITGSTRMKAGTAQKMTLNMISTAAMVLTGKVYGNLMVDLRPLSDKLVERSRGMVMALTDLKYDEARELLSSAEGRVKTALLMHWAGLGFEEAEEKLRNSGGILRTACDDSSCD; encoded by the coding sequence ATGGGTGAGAAACTTCTCCATCTTCTCTCGGAATTGAATACGGAAGCCCGCAATCCCGAGACGGAGTACCTGGACCAACTGGACCCTCTTTCCCTGTTGCAGCGACTGAACGAGCAGGACTCCCGGGCTTCGGAGGCAGTAAAGGAAGCCCTGCCGGAGATCCGGAAGGTCGTTGAAATGGCTGCAGCCAGTTTTCGGAATGGGGGGCGCCTGATCTATGTCGGGGCGGGAACCAGCGGGCGTCTGGGAGTTCTGGATGCCGCAGAGTGCCCGCCTACTTTCGGAACGGATCCCGCACAGGTTGTGGGGCTGATTGCCGGGGGACCCCCGTCCCTGCTTCGCTCCAAGGAGGGAATCGAGGACGATCCCGAGCAAGGAGCCCTGGATTTGGCGGAACTGGATGCGGGGCCGAGTGACACCGTAATCGGGATTTCTGCAAGCCACCGAACTCCGTACACGGTTGGAGCTATCGAGGAGGCGGAAAGACGATCCTGTTCCACGGCCTTTGTCACCTCCAATCCCGAGGTGCAGGTTCCCGGGGACTGTGTGATTCGCCTTCTCACAGGGCCGGAGGCCATTACCGGTTCCACGAGGATGAAGGCCGGCACGGCACAGAAGATGACACTCAACATGATCAGCACAGCGGCCATGGTGCTGACGGGCAAGGTATACGGGAACCTGATGGTAGACCTTCGCCCCCTCAGCGACAAACTCGTGGAGCGCAGCCGCGGGATGGTCATGGCCCTGACCGATTTGAAATACGATGAAGCCAGAGAGCTTCTGAGCTCTGCCGAAGGCCGGGTTAAGACGGCTCTTCTCATGCACTGGGCCGGTCTGGGTTTTGAAGAGGCGGAAGAAAAGTTGCGGAATTCCGGCGGAATCCTTCGCACTGCCTGCGATGATTCCTCCTGCGATTGA
- a CDS encoding C25 family cysteine peptidase codes for MPLHFPEMRDFPYWRRLVRSRFLLLTLPLLLLFSPSVSAETLEILSSTEESLSLRLYWDSVQFRDSDEGREVQLESCRLSGESGGPMLPIWSGMIALPPGFRARLTWNASELLPLDGEPLPYPTPRRVDLPDGGELFSEELQRDETLFAIPRAMEVSLGETRWMRDQRVQRLEVRPLRWDPETGLTLARRIEVEIRFERESQSPDIPRESPRREDKLWPELYQSSLLNHEFSETWARRVPASFGRSQRSWSPALLKLYCNDSGLQGLRGEDLLAAGVSLGTPLSEIAIFRRQFTWDEQGLPQWEETPTPRFFQDRNGDGNLDSDDLCVFVGRRLSDQEDGVDSIEWFSREGCYFLSLDPSLALEMNSSSSWQEGGSWTSPDFFERHQANSGESEFFYTPPQYYYIDGPEDRWIDNLYFFNSQTDDTLLLDIPSPGYRSGSEAEIQLQFQGYNRQDSYRFFSMELLNESGGFMTLPDMQISGNIDSLYSEILPANALSDGSSQLGIGRIGQGAFFTLVKNWDLSYESDYEVLEDSLFFTSGGVTGNTELRVSGLSRDSSHWILVKTSGEQPLRLELEAINQEGSTGNYSLVFRDVLESQGSWWLCDEESLFPVRMEEASDLSYLDNASSCDVLVISHRDFYETMENRWKPWREAQGYDVTLLLAEQVYDAFHSGSRSDLAIRRAAKYAMQEWGAEALLLVGDSSKDAREKNEFSSPDFIPAHSYHEQVASINEVVALDEWVVKFQFNALPSMIMGRIPADSQEDLDSFLDKLECYETGQGCEGDNSWKSRILLAADDAYSCSDLGCSPTFHYDEQYFRIGQEEAAERVADCVVNDPIWGNPGDLSSLPFYLDSLSHPWYESHPGADLLTVHSDLSPRLRDAFIDTLSHGYLIVSVQSHANRYLLGHESYLNTVDFAHSGDEGYLENYGRPFVWAVLGCHGNQFSVINEESRKDCMGEKMLFLDGMRGSVASYASDGFEFLYPNVALGNDWMEIMCWREDPEGEVDLFPEWRLGILLLAAELRYDSFYSVYRYNLLGDPLTLLDPAPPRIRLFLDGEEMANGESIRIDNLADTLQVSAWLSDETRFSDLRLRDPSIGDLPFQLTALVDSLAAEEGSGARAWALEALILPEMIANDSLALDTLILEAISPHGAIGSFRLPSAKSVFYLGEEGDTLQSGQWVRSSGELEVAIAVPAPSYDPAEFSLFIDGLASETVFSVSEDDDLVFEARQGYQWSPGFHSLMVKREGKVFGSSASIRLQVDDQPRLLDTLIFPNPFTDVVLFRYELSGGASSGQLTIYSLSGRRVRRIEIQDLGEGVEHWLEWNGLDEEGDRVSNGVYLARMVFEGEDGKKQVWQDKVVRMR; via the coding sequence ATGCCCTTACATTTCCCGGAAATGCGCGATTTCCCTTACTGGAGGCGTCTTGTGCGATCCCGTTTTTTGCTTCTGACCCTCCCCCTGCTGCTACTTTTCTCCCCGTCGGTATCTGCAGAAACTCTGGAGATTCTCTCCAGCACGGAGGAGAGCCTGAGCCTGCGACTGTACTGGGATTCTGTTCAATTCAGGGACAGCGATGAGGGACGGGAAGTGCAGTTGGAGTCCTGCCGACTTTCGGGGGAGAGTGGCGGCCCCATGCTGCCGATCTGGAGCGGGATGATTGCCCTTCCTCCGGGTTTTCGCGCCCGACTCACCTGGAATGCGAGCGAGCTTCTCCCTCTCGATGGCGAGCCCTTGCCTTATCCCACGCCCCGGCGCGTCGATCTCCCGGATGGGGGAGAACTGTTCAGTGAGGAACTGCAAAGGGACGAGACTCTCTTTGCGATCCCCCGGGCGATGGAGGTTTCTCTGGGGGAAACCCGCTGGATGCGCGATCAGAGAGTGCAGCGTCTTGAGGTTCGTCCCCTGCGCTGGGATCCCGAAACAGGCCTGACTTTGGCGCGGCGGATTGAGGTAGAGATCCGCTTTGAGAGAGAGAGCCAAAGTCCCGACATTCCCCGGGAAAGTCCCCGCAGAGAGGACAAGCTCTGGCCGGAGCTCTATCAGTCCTCCCTTCTCAATCACGAGTTTTCAGAGACTTGGGCGAGGAGGGTTCCTGCTAGCTTTGGGCGCAGCCAGCGAAGCTGGTCTCCCGCTCTGCTGAAGCTCTACTGCAATGACAGTGGGCTACAGGGTCTCCGCGGGGAAGACCTCCTGGCCGCCGGAGTTTCCTTGGGAACGCCGCTATCGGAGATTGCGATCTTCCGCCGCCAATTCACCTGGGACGAGCAGGGTTTGCCGCAATGGGAGGAAACACCCACTCCCCGCTTCTTTCAGGACCGCAATGGCGACGGGAACCTCGACAGCGATGATCTATGCGTTTTTGTGGGGCGTCGTCTCTCGGATCAGGAAGATGGTGTGGACTCCATAGAATGGTTTAGCCGGGAAGGATGCTATTTCCTCTCCCTCGATCCCTCTCTGGCCCTCGAAATGAACAGCAGTTCCTCCTGGCAAGAGGGAGGAAGCTGGACGAGTCCAGATTTCTTTGAGAGGCATCAGGCGAATTCAGGGGAAAGCGAGTTCTTCTACACGCCCCCACAGTACTACTACATTGACGGACCGGAAGACCGCTGGATCGACAACCTGTATTTCTTCAACAGCCAGACCGACGACACGCTGCTGCTTGACATCCCCAGCCCCGGCTACCGTAGCGGGAGCGAGGCGGAAATTCAGCTTCAGTTTCAGGGCTACAACCGGCAGGACAGTTACCGCTTTTTCAGCATGGAACTGCTCAATGAGTCCGGCGGGTTCATGACTCTTCCGGACATGCAGATCAGCGGGAACATCGACAGCCTCTACTCGGAGATCCTCCCCGCAAATGCACTTTCGGACGGAAGCAGCCAACTCGGGATCGGTCGCATAGGACAGGGCGCCTTCTTCACGCTGGTGAAGAATTGGGACCTGTCCTACGAATCAGATTATGAGGTTCTGGAGGACTCCCTGTTTTTTACAAGCGGTGGGGTCACCGGGAATACGGAACTGAGGGTTTCCGGACTCAGCCGGGACTCCTCGCACTGGATTCTGGTGAAAACCTCCGGAGAGCAGCCCCTTCGACTGGAACTGGAGGCGATCAATCAGGAGGGTTCCACGGGCAATTACTCGCTGGTCTTTCGGGATGTTCTGGAAAGTCAGGGAAGCTGGTGGCTTTGCGATGAGGAGTCCCTGTTCCCGGTTCGCATGGAAGAGGCCTCGGATCTGTCCTATCTCGACAATGCCTCCTCCTGCGATGTGCTGGTGATCAGCCACCGTGACTTCTATGAGACCATGGAGAATCGCTGGAAGCCCTGGCGGGAGGCGCAGGGTTACGATGTGACCCTCCTCTTGGCAGAGCAGGTCTATGATGCTTTTCACTCGGGTAGCCGCAGTGATCTTGCCATTCGCCGGGCGGCCAAATATGCCATGCAGGAGTGGGGGGCCGAGGCACTTCTTCTTGTGGGAGACAGCAGCAAGGATGCTCGGGAAAAGAACGAGTTCTCGTCTCCTGATTTTATCCCCGCTCACAGCTACCACGAACAGGTGGCCAGTATCAACGAGGTTGTGGCTCTTGACGAATGGGTCGTGAAGTTTCAGTTCAATGCCCTGCCTTCGATGATCATGGGGCGCATTCCCGCTGACAGCCAGGAGGATCTGGACAGTTTTCTCGACAAGCTGGAGTGCTATGAAACAGGGCAGGGCTGTGAGGGAGATAATTCCTGGAAGAGCCGGATTCTGCTTGCAGCGGATGATGCCTACAGTTGCAGTGATCTTGGTTGCTCTCCGACTTTCCACTACGATGAGCAGTATTTTCGCATCGGACAGGAAGAGGCGGCCGAGCGTGTTGCCGACTGTGTGGTGAATGACCCGATCTGGGGAAATCCGGGGGACTTGTCGAGTTTGCCCTTCTATCTGGATTCACTCAGTCACCCCTGGTATGAGAGCCATCCCGGTGCGGATCTTCTGACGGTACATTCCGATCTCAGCCCGAGGCTGCGCGATGCCTTCATCGACACCCTGAGCCATGGCTACCTCATCGTGTCGGTTCAATCGCACGCCAACCGCTACCTTCTCGGGCATGAGTCCTACCTGAACACGGTGGACTTCGCCCATTCCGGGGACGAGGGCTATCTGGAGAACTATGGCCGTCCCTTCGTCTGGGCTGTCCTTGGCTGCCACGGGAACCAGTTCTCTGTGATCAACGAGGAAAGCCGCAAGGACTGCATGGGCGAGAAGATGCTCTTTCTCGATGGCATGCGGGGATCGGTGGCCAGCTATGCCAGTGATGGCTTCGAGTTTCTCTATCCGAATGTGGCACTCGGGAATGACTGGATGGAGATCATGTGCTGGCGCGAAGATCCGGAAGGTGAAGTGGATCTCTTCCCCGAATGGCGGCTCGGTATCCTTCTCCTGGCCGCGGAACTTCGCTACGACAGTTTCTATTCCGTCTATCGCTACAACCTGCTCGGGGATCCCCTGACACTGCTGGATCCTGCGCCCCCGAGGATTCGTCTTTTTCTTGATGGCGAAGAGATGGCGAATGGGGAGTCGATCCGGATTGACAATCTGGCGGACACTCTTCAGGTCTCTGCCTGGCTGAGTGATGAGACCCGCTTCTCGGATCTGAGATTGAGGGATCCCTCCATCGGCGATCTTCCCTTCCAGCTCACGGCTCTTGTCGACAGCCTCGCGGCGGAAGAGGGCTCGGGAGCGCGGGCCTGGGCTTTGGAGGCCCTTATCCTGCCGGAGATGATCGCCAATGACTCCTTGGCACTCGACACCCTGATTCTCGAAGCGATCAGCCCTCACGGGGCCATCGGGAGTTTCCGGCTACCGTCGGCCAAGTCCGTGTTCTATCTCGGCGAAGAAGGCGACACCCTGCAATCGGGGCAGTGGGTTCGCTCATCGGGAGAACTTGAAGTGGCGATCGCCGTGCCTGCGCCCAGCTATGATCCTGCAGAGTTCTCCCTCTTTATCGACGGACTTGCTTCGGAAACTGTGTTCTCGGTATCTGAAGATGACGACCTTGTGTTCGAGGCCCGGCAGGGCTACCAGTGGTCTCCAGGCTTCCATTCGCTCATGGTCAAAAGAGAAGGAAAGGTCTTCGGCTCCAGTGCCAGCATCCGGCTTCAGGTCGATGATCAGCCTCGCCTGCTTGACACTCTCATATTCCCCAATCCTTTTACCGATGTTGTTCTCTTCCGCTATGAACTCAGCGGTGGAGCTTCCTCCGGCCAACTGACGATCTACAGTCTTTCGGGCCGCAGGGTTCGCAGGATTGAGATCCAGGATCTCGGGGAAGGGGTGGAGCACTGGCTGGAATGGAATGGACTCGACGAGGAAGGAGACCGTGTCTCCAACGGTGTCTACCTGGCGCGCATGGTCTTTGAGGGAGAGGACGGCAAGAAACAGGTCTGGCAGGACAAAGTTGTGAGGATGCGCTGA